In Lysobacter firmicutimachus, one genomic interval encodes:
- a CDS encoding GNAT family N-acetyltransferase: MNDASPAPDYRFAAAGAADLERLMPVLREFYTVEHLPWNEPALRQALLTLVSDPNAGRLRLILRDGAIAGYFVLGFCFSLEFGGRYGLLDELFVLPAHRGGGLAKRALAEIEALCRAEGLGALRLEVNDDNAHARGIYERAGYRAHPRRLMTKWLRD; encoded by the coding sequence ATGAACGACGCCTCCCCCGCCCCCGACTACCGTTTCGCCGCCGCCGGCGCCGCCGACCTGGAGCGGCTGATGCCGGTACTGCGCGAGTTCTACACGGTCGAGCACCTGCCGTGGAACGAACCGGCGCTGCGGCAGGCGCTGCTGACCCTGGTGTCGGACCCGAACGCGGGCCGGTTGCGGCTGATCCTGCGCGACGGCGCGATAGCCGGCTATTTCGTCCTCGGCTTCTGCTTCAGCCTGGAGTTCGGCGGACGCTACGGCCTGCTCGACGAATTGTTCGTGCTGCCGGCGCACCGCGGCGGCGGGCTGGCCAAGCGCGCCCTGGCCGAGATCGAGGCCCTGTGCCGGGCCGAAGGATTGGGCGCCTTGCGGCTGGAAGTGAACGACGACAACGCCCACGCCCGCGGCATCTACGAGCGCGCGGGCTACCGCGCGCATCCGCGCCGGCTGATGACCAAGTGGCTGCGCGACTGA
- a CDS encoding SDR family NAD(P)-dependent oxidoreductase: MQLENARAVVTGGVSGLGLAVAQHLVARGGKVALFDVNDDKGAQAVAALGADKARYFRTDVTDEAGVAANLAAAREFLGGLNAAINCAGILGAGRVLGKEAPMPLGQFQSTVMVNLVGSFNVAKAAANLMQHNEAGEDGERGVIVNTASVAAYEGQIGQAAYSASKGGVVGMTLPMARELSRFGIRVMTVAPGIFWTPMVDGMPESVQQSLSASIPFPSRLGRPEEFADLVGYILGNRYLNGETIRLDGATRLAPK, encoded by the coding sequence ATGCAACTCGAAAACGCCCGCGCCGTCGTCACCGGCGGCGTCTCCGGCCTCGGCCTGGCCGTGGCCCAGCACCTGGTCGCCCGTGGCGGCAAGGTCGCCCTGTTCGACGTCAACGACGACAAGGGCGCGCAAGCCGTGGCGGCGCTGGGCGCGGACAAGGCGCGCTATTTCCGCACCGACGTCACCGACGAGGCCGGGGTCGCGGCCAACCTGGCGGCCGCGCGCGAGTTCCTGGGCGGGCTGAACGCGGCGATCAACTGCGCCGGCATCCTCGGCGCCGGCCGCGTGCTGGGCAAGGAAGCGCCGATGCCGCTGGGCCAGTTCCAGAGCACGGTGATGGTCAACCTGGTCGGCAGCTTCAACGTCGCCAAGGCCGCGGCCAACCTGATGCAGCACAACGAAGCCGGCGAAGACGGCGAGCGCGGCGTGATCGTCAACACCGCCTCGGTCGCGGCCTACGAAGGCCAGATCGGCCAGGCCGCCTACTCGGCCTCGAAGGGCGGCGTGGTCGGCATGACCCTGCCGATGGCGCGCGAACTGTCGCGCTTCGGCATCCGGGTGATGACCGTCGCTCCGGGCATCTTCTGGACCCCGATGGTCGACGGCATGCCCGAATCGGTGCAGCAGTCGCTGTCGGCCTCGATCCCCTTCCCCTCGCGCCTGGGCCGCCCGGAAGAATTCGCCGACCTGGTCGGCTACATCCTCGGCAACCGCTACCTCAACGGCGAGACCATCCGCCTGGACGGCGCTACCCGGCTGGCGCCGAAGTAA
- the yeiP gene encoding elongation factor P-like protein YeiP: protein MKAYDVKKGNVVEHNNTVYQVRDIERSSPQGRGGNVKYRFTMYSVPGGTKFDLSVGAEDELKEVELSRRQATFSYKDGDAFVFLDDEDYTPYTLDADVVGDAAGYIVGDLSGCYVQIIDDQPVALQLPQSVAIEVIETPPELKGGTATKRPKPAKLSTGIEIMVPEYIGNGERVLVNTTTGEFAGRAD, encoded by the coding sequence ATGAAAGCCTACGACGTCAAAAAAGGTAACGTGGTCGAACACAACAACACCGTGTACCAGGTGCGCGATATCGAACGCAGCTCGCCGCAGGGCCGCGGCGGCAACGTGAAGTACCGCTTCACCATGTACTCGGTGCCGGGCGGCACCAAGTTCGACCTCAGCGTCGGCGCCGAAGACGAGCTCAAGGAAGTCGAGCTGAGCCGTCGCCAGGCGACCTTCTCGTACAAGGACGGCGACGCCTTCGTGTTCCTCGACGACGAGGACTACACCCCCTATACGCTCGATGCCGACGTGGTCGGCGACGCTGCCGGCTACATCGTCGGGGACCTGTCGGGCTGCTACGTGCAGATCATCGACGACCAGCCGGTGGCGCTGCAGCTGCCGCAGAGCGTGGCGATCGAAGTGATCGAGACCCCGCCGGAGCTCAAGGGCGGTACCGCGACCAAGCGCCCGAAGCCGGCCAAGCTGTCGACCGGCATCGAAATCATGGTGCCGGAATACATCGGCAACGGCGAACGCGTGCTGGTCAACACCACCACCGGCGAGTTCGCCGGCCGTGCGGACTGA
- a CDS encoding GNAT family N-acetyltransferase, producing MALPPGVQLRSILPRDDAALAAIARQVQAEFGAAAISDPELDAMQRSYSRPRSAYFLVERDGKLGGGAGIAPLLGGDERICELRKFYLLPSVRGIGLGQALLDKCLLTARGYGYTQCYVELLDRMSEAQRLLEANSFQLLDAPMGYAELAGSHTWYLRTV from the coding sequence ATGGCCCTGCCGCCCGGCGTCCAGTTGCGCTCGATCCTGCCCCGCGACGATGCCGCGCTGGCCGCGATCGCCCGCCAGGTGCAGGCGGAGTTCGGCGCGGCCGCGATCAGCGACCCGGAACTGGACGCGATGCAGCGCAGTTACAGCCGCCCGCGCAGCGCCTACTTCCTGGTCGAACGCGACGGCAAGCTCGGCGGCGGCGCCGGCATCGCGCCGCTGCTCGGCGGCGACGAGCGCATCTGCGAGCTGCGCAAGTTCTACCTGCTGCCGTCGGTGCGCGGCATCGGCCTGGGCCAGGCCCTGCTCGACAAGTGCCTGCTGACCGCGCGCGGCTACGGCTATACGCAGTGCTACGTCGAATTGCTGGACCGCATGAGCGAGGCGCAGCGGCTGCTGGAGGCCAACAGCTTCCAGTTGCTGGACGCGCCGATGGGTTACGCGGAGCTGGCGGGCAGCCATACCTGGTACTTGCGCACGGTCTGA